A genomic window from Candidatus Bathyarchaeota archaeon includes:
- a CDS encoding DUF1638 domain-containing protein, which yields MTHNNRPLLLSCGILREEIEKLINENKLDVDAVFLDAGLHAVYSELEKAVTNALEEHSKHAKRDIVVIYGDMCHPRLKKIVKNYDNTVKVDSLNCIDCLFGGHKKLLDDDPKCSHFYLSPGWMPSKLKKNKYFKEIFDWNLKDIKEQFKHLDGLIIVDSLGNLDKLESDIKEFSYNSGLEVKKQKSVGLDRLKSVIEEAIKKLQNK from the coding sequence TTTACGAGAGGAAATTGAAAAACTCATCAACGAAAACAAACTTGACGTTGATGCTGTTTTTTTGGATGCAGGTCTGCACGCAGTTTATTCTGAATTAGAAAAAGCGGTAACAAATGCCCTTGAAGAACACTCAAAACATGCAAAAAGGGATATAGTTGTAATTTACGGTGACATGTGCCATCCTCGGCTCAAGAAAATCGTCAAGAACTATGACAACACCGTTAAAGTTGATAGTTTAAACTGTATTGATTGTTTATTTGGTGGACACAAAAAACTTTTAGATGATGACCCTAAATGTAGCCATTTTTATTTGTCTCCAGGGTGGATGCCATCTAAACTGAAGAAAAATAAGTACTTTAAAGAAATTTTTGATTGGAACCTAAAAGATATAAAAGAACAATTTAAACATCTTGATGGCTTGATTATTGTTGATTCTTTAGGTAACTTGGACAAACTAGAAAGTGACATCAAAGAGTTCAGTTACAACAGTGGTCTTGAAGTAAAAAAACAAAAATCAGTGGGATTAGACCGGTTAAAATCTGTAATCGAGGAAGCTATCAAAAAACTTCAAAACAAATAA